AACTTCAGTAATCATGTTTTAGAAGTTGTTCATAATGAGACTCCTGAAAATTTCTACTATAATCTGATAAATTTGCTGATTCATGGTTTGAAAAACAATAAATTAAAGCATATAATGACTACAAAGTCATAATATAATGTTTATTTTAATAGTTGCTTATCTATCAACTAATTTGCTATATATAAAGGTGTGTTATACAAATAAGCCAATATAATTATTTAATTAATGACAACTTTATTATAAACACACACTCTAAACAGAAAATTAGGAGAGTTTATGAAAACATTTCTTTGCATCTTGACTTTTCTCACAATCGGTTTAAGTGAAGATCTTGGGTATTACGAAAAACTTACAGATGAAAAAATAGTTACAATTCCTTTTAGTTATCACAATGGCAAACCTCTTCTAGATCTTGAAATAGATGGGAAGCCTGCAAAGTTAATGATCGACAATGGTAGATTATGGGACGAAGTTTGGTTTTTCGGATCAGATCTTGTTGACGATCTCAATTTCCAATCAATTGAAGATAGTGAAATCAGTGGTGCTGGAGAAGGTGATCCTACGGCATCTTTTACTTCAAGAAACATCTCTATGAAATTCAAGGAAGTAGAATTTTTTGAACAACCAACAATTGTTTCACCAAAGGAAGCTGGTTTTGCTTCTATGTTTCCAGGTGTAGATGGTCAGCTTTGCAATACTTTTTTTAAAAACTTTGTAGTGGAATTTGATTTTGAAAAAAATCTAATATTTTTACATGATATAAATGATTTCACGCAACCTAAAAATTCATCTGTCTTTGATATGAGTATTAAAGATGATGGTTCATATTCTATTCCAGCATCAATAAAAATAGATGAGAACAATAATTTTACAGGTGCTGTAGATATTGATTTTGGTGGAATTTACGATCTAAAAATCGCATTAAACAATGATATGAGCATTCCAAAACCTGAAAATTTTGAAATAACTTACAGTGCTGGAGCCCAAGGTTCTACAAAAGAATTTAAATCGAAAGTCCTAATGTTTGAACTCGGTGACGCGAAATTCAACGATTTGGAAGTAGTATATGGAGATGGAAAATTTTCGAGAATAAATGAAAACAGTTTAGGTGTAATAGGTCTTCCATTGTTTCAAAGATTCAAGACTATTTTCGATTTTAGCCGAATGAAATTATATCTTGAAAAGAGGAAATAATGAAATTAACTGCAACTCTAGTAATCTGCATACTCATATTTATGTCATGCTCAAAAAAAGAAAACAAATTAGAAGAGTTAAGAAATAGTCTTATCTATAAGGATAGGGATGACAATATTTTCAAGAATGGTACTGATCCAAAAAACGAAAATTTTATGTATAAATTTATAGAAAATTTTACAATCCTTGGTGAAAATGAGGATGTAGCCGACACTAATAGTATGTTTCTACAGCCCCTTGCGGTCGATACTGACAAAAATGGAAATATTTACATTTTGGACAGGAAGATTAATTCTGTTTTAAAATATGATGATAATGGAAAATATATCATGACTTTTGGTGGAACGGGAAATGGTCCAGGGGAGCTTCAACTACCTATCGCCATGGTGACAAGAGAAGATACTGTTTTCGTTAACGATTTAGGCTCAAGAAAGGTAAATAAATACTACAGAAACGGAGAGTTTATTAGTTCAAAAGATTTAGCCGATGGTGTTCCAATGCACATGAAAACTATTGGAAAAGACAGGTTTATTGGGATAAAACTTTTTGGTTTCTCGAATGAAAAGGGTGAATACACAACTTACGATCTAGTTTTAATGAATCAAAATTTTGAGACAATCAAAGTTTTAAATGAATTCAAAATATTATTATCAGAAGCTAGGACAATATCATTTTTAGACTATCTTGTGCCATGTTCATGGTATGGAGATGAAATATTTGTTTCAGTAAACAGTGAAGACCAATATAAAATCAATGTATTTGATTTTGATGGAAATAAGAAATACTCAATTGAAAAATCATATAGAAAATTACAGATGTCAGATTTGGAAAGAAAAGAGTTTGATGATATAATTTTGATGAAAAATAATGGCCAAAAAATTACTGGAGATATTGAAGCTCGCAATAAAAAAGCGATTAATGGTTTATATCATGATAGAGATGGTAGATTGATAGTGATTCCTTCAATTGAAAGAGATCAGCATAATATGAATAATTTGTATTTTGATGTTTTTGATAAAGGAGAATTCCAAAACAGAGTTTTGATAGATAATCTTTGTGATGGTCATGATTTCTTCAATTTGGATGATAGGCTTTTATTCAAAGGAGTTAAATTGTATCATTTAAAAATTTCTGAGATGTTTTTAAAAGTCTATGATTATGAAATTGAGAATAAATAGCTGAATTGAACTATGATGTTAAATGTATATTATGATAATAATAGATACTTTTTAGATGAAGTAATTTATTGATCAGATTTGAATATTTTTTACAAATAAACTATTTCTTTAATATAATTTATTTGAAATAGATGAAATTAATAATGAATATATATAAAAAAGGGTGAATTCTGTTCACCCTTACAATTACTATCTAATCGAATTATGAAGAGAAAAAGGAAACTATTCTGTCTCTTTTTTCTTTTTGGAAGCTTCTCTTTTTCTCACATTTGGATCAAGATGCTTTTTTCTTAATCTAATACTCTTTGGTGTAATTTCGATTAATTCATCATCTTCTATAAACTCTAGAGCTTGTTCAAGAGTTAATGATCTCGGAGGAGTAAGTTTTATAGCTTCATCTGATCCAGAAGCACGAACATTCGTTAATTTTTTATTTTTTAGAACATTAACATCCAGATCGTTTTCTCTGCTATGTTCACCAATTATCATTCCACCGTATACATCTATACCAGGACCAATGAACATTGTTCCTCTTTCTTGGAGATTCCAAAGGGCATATGCAACTGAAGCTCCTTTATCCAGTGAAACTAAAACTCCTCTTGATCTTCCTGGAATATCACCTTTAAAATATTCATATTCATAAAAACTATGGTTTAAGATTCCTGTTCCTCTAGTTTCAGTTAAGAATTCGTTTCTAAAACCAATTAAACCTCTGGCAGGAACTTTGAATTCAAGTCTTGTGTATCCATCACTACCTTGAATCATGTTAATCATTTCACCTTTTCTAGTACCTAGTTTTTCTATAACTACTCCGGTGTATTCTTCTGCTACATCTATCAATGCCAGCTCAATGGGCTCCATCAATTTTCCATTTAGTTCTTTGAAGATTACTTTAGGTTTTGATACAGCGAATTCATAGCCTTCTCTTCTCATATTTTCTATCAAGATTGCCATTTGTAGTTCACCACGACCTTTTACTAAGAAGGAGTCTGTAGATTCTGTTTTTTCTACTCTCAGACTTACATTAGTTTGAAGCTCCTTTTGAAGTCTGTCCCAAATATTCCTTGAAGTAACCCATTTTCCTTCAAGACCAGCAAAAGGTGAATCATTTACAATAAAAAGCATAGCCAATGTAGGTTCGTCAATATCAATAAGTGGTAGTGGATTTGGGTTTAAAGGATCGGCTGCTGTTTCTCCAATATCTACAAGATCCATACCAGCCAACGATACAATATCTCCTGCATAGGCTTCTTCTACCGCAGTTTTCTTTAATCCATCATATATGAATACTCTGGTGATTTTATATTTAACTCTATCACCATTTCTTTTCAACAAAACTATCTCATCGCCAGGTCTTACCTTACCATTATGAATTTTTCCTGTACCAATTTTTCCTAGGTAATTATCATATTCAACGTTAGATGCTAAAAACTGAAATGGTTTATCAACATCACCTTCTGGCTCTTTAACATTATCTACGATTGTATCCAAAAGTGGAATTAAATTGTCATTATCATCTTCAAGGTTATACTTTGCTATTCCATTTTTAGCAGAAGCGTAAACAACTGGAAAATCTAGTTGTTCATCAGTAGCATTTAGTTCTACAAAAAGATCAAATACTTTGTCTAACACTTCTTGAGGATTCGAATTTGGTCTATCTATCTTATTTATAACAACAATTGGACATAAACCTTCTTCAAGAGATTTTTTTAGGACATATTTTGTTTGTGGCATTGTTCCTTCAAATGCATCTACAAGGAGTAGAACAGAATCAACCATCTTCATGATTCTTTGAACTTCTCCTCCAAAATCAGCGTGACCAGGTGTATCTACAAAATTTATCTTATAATCTTTATAAAAGAGTGAAGCGTTCTTAGAGAAAATTGTAATTCCTCTTTCCTTTTCAATATCATTTGAATCCATTACTCGTTCTTCAACTTTCTGATTGGATCTGAAAGTTCCCGTCGCTTTCAAAGCTGCATCAACAAGAGTAGTCTTTCCGTGGTCAACATGAGCTATGATAGCGATATTTTTTAACTTTTTCATTAAGCCTTCCATTTTACTTAAGCAGGTTAAGATATGAAGTAATGACAGTTAAATCAATTAAATATTTATGAATTTTAAAAAAAGATTTTTCGATCAATACTTTTCTGTTATATTACTTTTTGCATAAGGAGAAGCTATGAAAAACAGATTTAAGAAAAATGAAATATTGAGATGTTTTCAATCAAAGATGAATGAAAACTTTGAAGGCTATTATGATTTGGATGGCAATAAAATTATTGTACAGGGACTATTGGATGATGAAGACGCCGAAATTAAGATTGTTAAACCAGGGCTTAAAGTAAGTTTTGGAATAATAAAAGATTTGATAAGGAAGTCACCTTACAGAGTTTCAGATAAATTCAACAATAATGGAGAACTAGATCATTGTGATTATGATTACGAGGTGAAATTTAAGCAGATTTTACTCTCAAAATTATTTGATAGAGATTTAAAATACATAAGTTCAGAATTAGAAAATTATAGGAACAAAGTTTTTTTACCTTCTAAAATTGTAAATGATGAACTGCAAATCGGATTATATAAAAGAAATTCACATGAGGTTCTACCCTATAATTTTGAGAACAGCGTTGTTTCAGTTAAGATGAACGATTGTTTGAAATTTATCGTAAATATACTTAATGAAGATTTAAAGTTTATCAAAAATAGTGTAAAAGGGATATATTTAAGAGGTGAAAATTGTGCCTTTCAGGCTGGAATATTGGTAAGTCAGCTTTTTTCTATTGATGATAGAGTTCTTCAGAAATTTATCAATAATGGTATTGATTCACTTTTTGCATATTTAAATGATTCTGGAAATTCAATTCTAGTTAAAGATCCATATTTTTTTACAGAAAAAGATTATTCTATTTTAAAAATTAAAGAAACAGATTTTAAGCTAAGACCCGAATCTTTTTTTCAGCTAAATTCACATATTGCATCAAAAATAGTAGATAAAATCAAAGATTATTGTCGTAATCTTGATTTTGAAATTGTTTATGACTTATTCGCAGGTGTTGGATTTCTTTCACATTTTATTGAAGGTTCGCATAGAATTTTATTTGAAATAACTGAAGGAGCTTTCAAATACTCGAAAAAAGATAATACTGAGTTTTACTATGGTGATATTGACTCTACATCAATCAGTATGAATAAAAATTCTCTTATGATAGTGGATCCTCCAAGAAAAGGAGTTGGTGATAAATGTATTGATATTATTAGGGAATTTACTCCAAAGCATTTAATCTATCTTTCATGCAATCCAATTAGTTTAAAAAATGATCTTAGTAAAATAGATGATTTGTATGACCTTGTTGATATAACTGGTTTTGATATGTTTCCAAGGACTCCACATATCGAGACTCTGACTTTTTTAAAAAGGAGATAATCTTTTATGATATTTCAAATATTTATGATATATCATAAATAAACTTAAATTTTAGTAATTGTGTAATAGGATATAATAAATTAAAAATACGTAGTATAGCTATACCTTTTAATTATGCGTGCTATTTGATTTAATGTAAAGTAAATGAATCAAAGGTGGGATATGCAAGAGTTTCTGATGATACTATTATATATAGGACAGATTGTCAATATTTCTTCGATTTAAGCAATTCTTTTAAAAGATGTAAATGTAATGATTGATAAAATTTTTGAAGATATTGATGTTCTAATCATGGACGGAAAAATTAAAAAAATAGAGAAAAATATTTCGTCAACTAAAGATATGATAATCTTATACTTGAAGGGAAAATTTTTAATTCCAGATTGATCGATTCACATAATCATATTTCTGGAAGAAGTGAAAAATCTTTTTCTCTACTATTATTTTTAGAATCAATTTTGTATGATTCTTTTTGTTTCATTTCAGTCTAGAAAAGGATTAAACCTTTTTTCCTGACCAATACTAGTATACCTGCCATGTCCTGGTAGAACAATTGTAGCGTCTGGTAGAATGGCTAATTTTTTATTAATAGAATTTAAAAGTTGATTTTGATCTCCACCAAATAGATCCGTCCTTCCGATAGAACCAGCAAATAATGTATCTCCAGCAATCAAAAGATCTTCGATAAGATAACAGACTCCACCGAGAGTATGTCCAGGTGTTTCAATCACCTTAATACTCAATTCACCAAACTTTACATCATCTTTTTCTGAAACATAGCCGTCCAGTTTTAATGAAATTTGTTTTCTTCCATATATTGAATAATTTTTGTCTGGTTCTAGAAAGTAAATCTCTTCTTTTTCATGAGCCTTTACAGGTATTTTGAAATGATTTCTCAATCTTTCTATTGCACCTATGTGATCGTAATGACCGTGAGTATTTAGTATAAGTACAGGGTCTGCGTTCATATCCTGAAGAATATTGATTATTTTCTCAGCATCATCTCCTGGATCAAAAATTACAGCCTTATTGCTCTTACAGCATTTTACAATTACACAATTTTCCTCTATTTCACCAGTTTCTACTATCCTGTGATTGTATTTACAATTTTTCATTTCTTATCCTTTTTCTGTAATTCACCGATCTTAAGATACTGTTCTTTTTCAAAAATAACTTCATTTTTCTCA
This sequence is a window from Candidatus Delongbacteria bacterium. Protein-coding genes within it:
- a CDS encoding 6-bladed beta-propeller, translated to MKLTATLVICILIFMSCSKKENKLEELRNSLIYKDRDDNIFKNGTDPKNENFMYKFIENFTILGENEDVADTNSMFLQPLAVDTDKNGNIYILDRKINSVLKYDDNGKYIMTFGGTGNGPGELQLPIAMVTREDTVFVNDLGSRKVNKYYRNGEFISSKDLADGVPMHMKTIGKDRFIGIKLFGFSNEKGEYTTYDLVLMNQNFETIKVLNEFKILLSEARTISFLDYLVPCSWYGDEIFVSVNSEDQYKINVFDFDGNKKYSIEKSYRKLQMSDLERKEFDDIILMKNNGQKITGDIEARNKKAINGLYHDRDGRLIVIPSIERDQHNMNNLYFDVFDKGEFQNRVLIDNLCDGHDFFNLDDRLLFKGVKLYHLKISEMFLKVYDYEIENK
- the typA gene encoding translational GTPase TypA — translated: MKKLKNIAIIAHVDHGKTTLVDAALKATGTFRSNQKVEERVMDSNDIEKERGITIFSKNASLFYKDYKINFVDTPGHADFGGEVQRIMKMVDSVLLLVDAFEGTMPQTKYVLKKSLEEGLCPIVVINKIDRPNSNPQEVLDKVFDLFVELNATDEQLDFPVVYASAKNGIAKYNLEDDNDNLIPLLDTIVDNVKEPEGDVDKPFQFLASNVEYDNYLGKIGTGKIHNGKVRPGDEIVLLKRNGDRVKYKITRVFIYDGLKKTAVEEAYAGDIVSLAGMDLVDIGETAADPLNPNPLPLIDIDEPTLAMLFIVNDSPFAGLEGKWVTSRNIWDRLQKELQTNVSLRVEKTESTDSFLVKGRGELQMAILIENMRREGYEFAVSKPKVIFKELNGKLMEPIELALIDVAEEYTGVVIEKLGTRKGEMINMIQGSDGYTRLEFKVPARGLIGFRNEFLTETRGTGILNHSFYEYEYFKGDIPGRSRGVLVSLDKGASVAYALWNLQERGTMFIGPGIDVYGGMIIGEHSRENDLDVNVLKNKKLTNVRASGSDEAIKLTPPRSLTLEQALEFIEDDELIEITPKSIRLRKKHLDPNVRKREASKKKKETE
- a CDS encoding class I SAM-dependent RNA methyltransferase; translation: MKNRFKKNEILRCFQSKMNENFEGYYDLDGNKIIVQGLLDDEDAEIKIVKPGLKVSFGIIKDLIRKSPYRVSDKFNNNGELDHCDYDYEVKFKQILLSKLFDRDLKYISSELENYRNKVFLPSKIVNDELQIGLYKRNSHEVLPYNFENSVVSVKMNDCLKFIVNILNEDLKFIKNSVKGIYLRGENCAFQAGILVSQLFSIDDRVLQKFINNGIDSLFAYLNDSGNSILVKDPYFFTEKDYSILKIKETDFKLRPESFFQLNSHIASKIVDKIKDYCRNLDFEIVYDLFAGVGFLSHFIEGSHRILFEITEGAFKYSKKDNTEFYYGDIDSTSISMNKNSLMIVDPPRKGVGDKCIDIIREFTPKHLIYLSCNPISLKNDLSKIDDLYDLVDITGFDMFPRTPHIETLTFLKRR
- a CDS encoding MBL fold metallo-hydrolase, producing MKNCKYNHRIVETGEIEENCVIVKCCKSNKAVIFDPGDDAEKIINILQDMNADPVLILNTHGHYDHIGAIERLRNHFKIPVKAHEKEEIYFLEPDKNYSIYGRKQISLKLDGYVSEKDDVKFGELSIKVIETPGHTLGGVCYLIEDLLIAGDTLFAGSIGRTDLFGGDQNQLLNSINKKLAILPDATIVLPGHGRYTSIGQEKRFNPFLD